One Vespa velutina chromosome 19, iVesVel2.1, whole genome shotgun sequence DNA segment encodes these proteins:
- the LOC124955737 gene encoding homeobox protein Nkx-2.2a-like isoform X2: MATGYDDCYDASWHLIPPDYVSNEEDYRILESMKMPARTSGFHISDILELNDAKPSQEENEVQGSTTVLPTANDVPSAYQQFLEHTTAAMLQPAMHANLNRGSLPPPPPALLGWPSGPTALPTTLPQPLEEVNILQQPDSTSPAISELSFPSQQENSHESKDEESQDFEEEHPNGETQSHEAEHKKRKRRVLFSKAQTYELERRFRQQRYLSAPEREHLASIIRLTPTQVKIWFQNHRYKTKRAATERVEAGGSGCSPRRVAVPVLVRDGKPCQSKLMEPTTYPGNGQVPMAPYMQKPYWW, translated from the exons atggcAACTGGATACGACGATTGTTATGATGCTTCCTGGCATCTCATACCACCCGATTATGTCAGCAATGAAGAAGATTATag AATATTAGAAAGTATGAAAATGCCAGCTAGAACGTCAGGTTTTCACATAAGTgatatattagaattaaatgATGCTAAACCATCTCAAGAAGAGAATGAAGTTCAag GAAGTACAACTGTTCTACCGACGGCGAATGACGTTCCATCAGCCTATCAACAATTTTTAGAACACACGACAGCAGCCATGTTACAACCAGCAATGCATGCGAATCTTAACAGGGGTAGTTTGCCACCACCACCCCCAGCATTACTTGGCTGGCCAAGTGGACCTACAGCTTTACCAACGACACTACCACAACCTTTAGAAGAAGTAAACA TTCTCCAACAGCCAGACTCGACGAGTCCAGCAATCTCAGAGCTATCCTTCCCGTCGCAACAAGAGAACAGTCACGAGTCTAAGGACGAAGAGTCACAGGATTTCGAGGAGGAACATCCGAACGGTGAAACACAAAGTCACGAGGCTGAacataaaaagaggaaacgacgagtattattttctaaagctCAAACTTATGAGCTTGAGAGAAGATTTCGTCAACAGAGATATCTCAGTGCACCGGAAAGAGAACACCTAGCATCGATTATTCGATTGACCCCAACGCAAGTTAAGATTTGGTTTCAAAATCATAGGTATAAGACGAAACGTGCGGCAACTGAAAGAGTCGAAGCTGGTGGAAGTGGTTGTTCACCAAGAAGAGTAGCAGTTCCAGTGTTAGTAAGAGATGGTAAACCATGTCAATCAAAACTGATGGAACCAACAACTTATCCCGGGAATGGTCAAGTGCCTATGGCTCCTTACATGCAAAAACCATACTGGTGGTAA
- the LOC124955737 gene encoding homeobox protein Nkx-2.2a-like isoform X3, with protein MKMPARTSGFHISDILELNDAKPSQEENEVQGSTTVLPTANDVPSAYQQFLEHTTAAMLQPAMHANLNRGSLPPPPPALLGWPSGPTALPTTLPQPLEEVNILQQPDSTSPAISELSFPSQQENSHESKDEESQDFEEEHPNGETQSHEAEHKKRKRRVLFSKAQTYELERRFRQQRYLSAPEREHLASIIRLTPTQVKIWFQNHRYKTKRAATERVEAGGSGCSPRRVAVPVLVRDGKPCQSKLMEPTTYPGNGQVPMAPYMQKPYWW; from the exons ATGAAAATGCCAGCTAGAACGTCAGGTTTTCACATAAGTgatatattagaattaaatgATGCTAAACCATCTCAAGAAGAGAATGAAGTTCAag GAAGTACAACTGTTCTACCGACGGCGAATGACGTTCCATCAGCCTATCAACAATTTTTAGAACACACGACAGCAGCCATGTTACAACCAGCAATGCATGCGAATCTTAACAGGGGTAGTTTGCCACCACCACCCCCAGCATTACTTGGCTGGCCAAGTGGACCTACAGCTTTACCAACGACACTACCACAACCTTTAGAAGAAGTAAACA TTCTCCAACAGCCAGACTCGACGAGTCCAGCAATCTCAGAGCTATCCTTCCCGTCGCAACAAGAGAACAGTCACGAGTCTAAGGACGAAGAGTCACAGGATTTCGAGGAGGAACATCCGAACGGTGAAACACAAAGTCACGAGGCTGAacataaaaagaggaaacgacgagtattattttctaaagctCAAACTTATGAGCTTGAGAGAAGATTTCGTCAACAGAGATATCTCAGTGCACCGGAAAGAGAACACCTAGCATCGATTATTCGATTGACCCCAACGCAAGTTAAGATTTGGTTTCAAAATCATAGGTATAAGACGAAACGTGCGGCAACTGAAAGAGTCGAAGCTGGTGGAAGTGGTTGTTCACCAAGAAGAGTAGCAGTTCCAGTGTTAGTAAGAGATGGTAAACCATGTCAATCAAAACTGATGGAACCAACAACTTATCCCGGGAATGGTCAAGTGCCTATGGCTCCTTACATGCAAAAACCATACTGGTGGTAA
- the LOC124955737 gene encoding homeobox protein Nkx-2.2a-like isoform X1 has translation MADKNKILPWPLLPYPASLLNHVWYSQLALNTRILESMKMPARTSGFHISDILELNDAKPSQEENEVQGSTTVLPTANDVPSAYQQFLEHTTAAMLQPAMHANLNRGSLPPPPPALLGWPSGPTALPTTLPQPLEEVNILQQPDSTSPAISELSFPSQQENSHESKDEESQDFEEEHPNGETQSHEAEHKKRKRRVLFSKAQTYELERRFRQQRYLSAPEREHLASIIRLTPTQVKIWFQNHRYKTKRAATERVEAGGSGCSPRRVAVPVLVRDGKPCQSKLMEPTTYPGNGQVPMAPYMQKPYWW, from the exons ATGGCGGACAAGAATAAAATTCTGCCCTGGCCACTTCTACCCTATCCAGCCAGTCTTTTGAATCATGTTTGGTACAGTCAACTCGCATTAAATACTAG AATATTAGAAAGTATGAAAATGCCAGCTAGAACGTCAGGTTTTCACATAAGTgatatattagaattaaatgATGCTAAACCATCTCAAGAAGAGAATGAAGTTCAag GAAGTACAACTGTTCTACCGACGGCGAATGACGTTCCATCAGCCTATCAACAATTTTTAGAACACACGACAGCAGCCATGTTACAACCAGCAATGCATGCGAATCTTAACAGGGGTAGTTTGCCACCACCACCCCCAGCATTACTTGGCTGGCCAAGTGGACCTACAGCTTTACCAACGACACTACCACAACCTTTAGAAGAAGTAAACA TTCTCCAACAGCCAGACTCGACGAGTCCAGCAATCTCAGAGCTATCCTTCCCGTCGCAACAAGAGAACAGTCACGAGTCTAAGGACGAAGAGTCACAGGATTTCGAGGAGGAACATCCGAACGGTGAAACACAAAGTCACGAGGCTGAacataaaaagaggaaacgacgagtattattttctaaagctCAAACTTATGAGCTTGAGAGAAGATTTCGTCAACAGAGATATCTCAGTGCACCGGAAAGAGAACACCTAGCATCGATTATTCGATTGACCCCAACGCAAGTTAAGATTTGGTTTCAAAATCATAGGTATAAGACGAAACGTGCGGCAACTGAAAGAGTCGAAGCTGGTGGAAGTGGTTGTTCACCAAGAAGAGTAGCAGTTCCAGTGTTAGTAAGAGATGGTAAACCATGTCAATCAAAACTGATGGAACCAACAACTTATCCCGGGAATGGTCAAGTGCCTATGGCTCCTTACATGCAAAAACCATACTGGTGGTAA